From Gemmatimonadaceae bacterium:
CAGGCGAACCCGGGCAAGGTGAAGCAGGAGCTGCTCCAGCACGGCGTCGTGCTCGAGGAGTTCGGCGGCAACACGCTCTCGACCGAAATCTCGGCCAAGAAGGGGACGAACGTCGGCTCCCTGCTCGACCAGATCCTGCTCCAGGCGGAAATTCTCGACCTCAAGGCGAATCCGAACCGACGCGCGTCAGGAACCGTCGTCGAGGCCTCCCTCGATCCCGGCAAGGGTCCGGTCGCCACGGTGCTCGTGCAGAACGGCATGCTCAAGGTCGGCGACGACTTCATCTGCGGCATGTACTCCGGGCGCGTGCGAAACCTGTTCGACGAGCGCGGCAAGGCGGTCAAACAGGCCGGCCCCGCGATTCCGGTGCAGATCCTCGGGTTCCAGGGCGTTCCGATGGCGGGCGATCAGTTGCTCGTCGTCGAGGATGCGGCGTCGGCGCGCGAGGTCGCGCAACGCCGCGAGCGCCTCGACCGCGAAGCCAAGAGCCGCCGCGGCAACCGCGCCGGAGTCACGCTCGAAGATTTCATGGCCCAGTCGGCGTTGGGCGGTACGCGCACGCTCAACATCCTGATCAAGGCCGACCAAGGTGGACCGGCGGAAGCGCTGGCCGACTCGCTCACCGGTCTCTCGACCGCCGAGGTCAAGGTCGACGTCATCCATCGCGGCGTCGGCGCGATCACGGAGAGCGACATCCTGCTCGCCAAGACCGCGGCGGCGATCATCATCGGCTTCCACGTACGCCCGGACAACAACGCGCGCACCGCGGCCGAGCGCGAAGGCGTCGAGATCAAGCTGTACCGCATCATCTACGAGGCGGTGGCCGACGTCCGCTCCGCCATGGAAGGCATGCTCCGGCCCGAGGAGCGCGAGGTCGTCCTCGGCGAAGCCACCGTGCGCGAGGTGTTCAAGATCTCGCGCATCGGCACCATCGCCGGCTGTGCCGTTCGCAGCGGCGTGATCAACCGCCAAGGTCGCGTGCGCGTCGTGCGTGACGGCGTCGAGGTGTTCGACGGCACGATCGCGTCGCTCAAGCGCTTCAAGGACGACGTTCGCGAAGTACGCGAAGGGTTCGAGTGCGGCATCGGGGTCGAGAACTTCAACGACATCAAGGTCGGCGACGTCATCGAGTGCTACCGCAAGGAACAGGTCGCGCGGACGCTCGAAGGCTCCGCGTCGGCCTGATTTCCGGGAGTGCACGCGTGGCCGCCGACCACCGCCGCGCCGATCGCGTGGCCGCAGCGATCCGCGAGGAAGTTGCAACCTTCCTCGCCGAGGAGGCGAAGGATCCGCGCATCACGCGCCTTGTGACCGTGACGGGGGCGCAGGTCACTCGCGACCTGCGCCACGCCAAAGTGTTCGTGAGCGTGATGGGGTCCGACGCCGACCGCAAAGCGACGTTCGAGGGGCTGGCGAGCGTCGCGACGCATCTGCGCGCCCGCGTGGGACGCGCCCTGCGCTTGCGCCTCGCGCCCGAGATCGTGTTCCTCCCGGACGAAAGCGTCGAGCGGGCCGCGCGAATCGAGTCGTTGCTTTCGCAGATCAAAGATGGAAAGACGCCCCCGGCACCCGATGGAGACACGGACGACTGACGTCGCCGGGCTCGCGTTGGTCGACAAGCCCGCGGGCATGACCTCGCACGACGTGGTCGCGGTCGTTCGCCGAGCGACCGGCGCGAAGCGCGCGGGACACGCCGGCACGCTCGACCCCTTCGCCACGGGACTGCTCGTCGTGCTACTCGGCCGCGCAACCCGGCTCATTCCGCACATCCAGGGTGAACCCAAGGTCTACGACGCCACGATTCGGTTTGGCGAAGAGACCGACACCGACGACGCGACCGGTATCGCCGTGCGTCGAGCCGACGTTCCCGATGATTCCGCCATCGCGCGCGGCGTCGAGCATCTGACCGGCGACATTGCGCAAATGCCGCCGGCCTACTCGGCAAAGAGCGTCGACGGCGTGCGCGCCTACGCGGCCGCGCGCCGCGGCGCGCCGCTCGAGCTTGCACCCGTTCGCGTCGTCGTACACGAGTGGCAACTCGGTGCTCTCTCCGGAAACGACCTGAACGCGCGAATCACGTGTGGCGGGGGAACGTACGTTCGCGCGCTGGCCCGCGACCTCGGCCGCGCCACGGGCAGCGCGGCGCACCTCGTCGCGTTGCGGCGTGTTCGCAGCGGTGCGTTTTCCGTCGAAGACGCACACTCGCTCGACGAGTACGGCGATCACGCCGCCGCGCTTCGACCTCCACTCGACGCGGTGTCGCACCTTCCGGTGCAGCAGTTGACCGAAACCGAGCTCGCGCGGGTCGCGCACGGCAACCCGGTCGCCGTGCGCACCGGCGGTCGGACGGTTTCGCTAGTCGACGAAACCGGCGCGCTCGTCGCCATCGCCGAACGTCATGACGACACGCTCCAGCCGAAGACGGTGATTCGCGATGCCGGATGAAGGCGCGCGTGTCGTGAGCCCCGGACAAGAGGCGGGCGGTTTTCCGCAGCTACTCGATGGCGCCGTCGTCACCGTCGGCACGTTCGACGGCGTGCACCTCGGGCACCGCGACATTCTCCGCCGGCTGCACGAACACGCGGCGGAGACCTCGTGCCCGCCGCTGCTCGTGACGTTTCGCCCTCACCCGCTCGAGGTCGTCAACCCGTCGGCCGCGCCGATGTTGCTGACGCCCGGCGTCGAGCAGCTCGACGCGCTCGCCGACAGTGGTCCGCTGCTCGTCGCCGCTCTCCCGTTCACTCCGTCGCTCGCCGCGTACTCGGCCGAGTCGTTCGTCCGCGACCTGCTCGTTCGGCGATATCGGGTCCGCCGGCTGGTAATCGGCTACGACCACGGGCTCGGGCGGGGTCGGAGCGGTGATGCCCGCTTCCTCGCCCAGATCGGCGCCGAGATCGGGTTCGACGTCGACGTCGTCGCGCCGACCGTCGACTCGCGCGGTGTGCCGGTTTCTTCGAGCGCGGTCCGAACGGCGGTGGCGCACGGCGACCTCTCCCACGCTCGGGCGGCTTTGGGCCGCCACTACAGCTTCCGCGGTGTGGTCGTTCCGGGCCAGCAACGTGGGCGGGACATCGGCTATCCGACGCTCAATCTGGAGCTGGGTTCGTCGCGCAAACTTCTCCCTCCGGCCGGGGTATACGCCGTCTGCGCCCAGACGGCGCGCGGGTCCTTCGGCGGGATGATGAACCTCGGTCCACGCCCGACGTTCGGGGAGTTCGATCGAACGCTCGAAGTACATCTTTTCGACGTGTCAGGCGACTGGTATGGAGAATCGGTGAGCGTCGAGCTCGTCGAGCGGCTTCGCGACACGACGAAGTTCGAGTCGATCGACGCTCTGGTGAGCCAACTCGGCCGAGACGCCGATATGGCCCGCCGCGCGTTGACGCAAGCGTAAGGGCCAGTTAACGTTAAAGGTTCCGCACACCAACCTTCCACCCGCGGTTCGTATGCCCCTGAAGTATCGCATCCTCATCATCGTCGGGCTCTGTCTCGCCTCGATTTATCTGTTGTTCCCTCGCGACGTTACGACGCGCTATCGCGGCGCCGACGGCGTTCTCCGCGTCGACACCAGTCGACACGTTCCGCTGCGACGGGGGCTCGACCTGCAGGGCGGCATGTACCTCGCGCTCGAGGTCGACGACTCGAAGCAGGCCATCGCTCCGGCGGACAAGAAGGAAGCGATCAATCGCGCGCTCAAGACGGTGCGCTCGCGCATCGACGGATTCGGCGTTTCCGAACCTGTCGTGCAGACGCAGGGCGACGATCGGATCGTCGTTCAGCTTCCGGGCATTCAAGATCGCGAGCGAGCAGAGCGCTTGATGCAAGATCAGGCGTTCCTGCAATTCAAGATCACGGACAAGACGCAGGCGCTCGAACGCGCTTTGCCGAAGCTCGATCAGGTCATCAAGCAGCGCGGTCTGAGCCGAAAGGTTGATACGACTTCGAAGGGCCAGGCAGCCACGAAGGGACTTCAAGGTCTGCTGACCCAAGCCGACACAGGGCTTCGAGGCAAGCTGTCGCCGGCGACCCCGGCCAAGAAGGGGGATACGTCCAAGAAAGTCGTCGCCGCCAAGAAAGACACCGCCAAGAGCGATACGGCGAACGCGGATTCGCTCAAGCTACAGGCCGGCGGCGCGTTCTCGAGCCTCCTGCAGCAAGGCGACACGCCCGGCGGCTTCTTCGTCGCGAGCGAGAACGTCCCGACCCTCGACGCATATCTGGCGGATTCGGTCGTTCATGCCGCGCTCCCGCCGGGCAAGGAATTCCTTCCGGGCACCGATTCGCAGAACCTCGGCGGCAAGGTTTACAAGGCCTACTATCTGGTCGACGCCAAGCCGATCATCACCGGCGACTACCTCAAGGACGCGCGCCCAAATCAGCAGGCGCTCGAGGGAACGGTCGTCGAGTTCACGTTGAGCAACGAAGGTGGCCGTCGCTTCCGCAATGAGACGGGCAAGCACATCGGCGACTACATGGCGATCATCCTCGACGATCGCGTCCAGGGTCGGCCGCCGGTGATTCAGAGCGCGATTTCGACGCGTGGGCAGATCACGATGGGCGGCAAGTCTCTCGCCGACGCCCAGGACCTGGCGCTCGTCTTGCGAGCCGGTGCATTGCCGGTTCCGCTTCGCGTCGCCGAAGTGCGTAGCATCGGACCGAGCCTCGGTCAGGATTCGATCAACAAAGGATTGCGCGCCTCGCTGATCGCGGTGGCGCTCGTCGTGATCATCATGCTCGTGTACTACCGCTTTTCCGGATTCCTCGCCGTCGCCGCGCTCGCGCTGTACGTGCTCTACACGCTGGCTGCGCTCGCTGGCTTCGACGCCGTGCTGACGCTGCCGGGAATCGCGGGGTTCGTACTCTCGATCGGCATCGCGGTGGACGCCAACGTGCTGATCTTCGAGCGCATTCGAGAGGAGCTCGCGCGAGGAAAGACGGTCCGGACCGCCATCGACGAGGGCTTCCGCCACGCCATGCCGGCGATCGTCGACTCGAACGTGTCCACGATCCTCACCGCCGCGGTACTCTACCAGTACGGCACCGGGCCCGTGAAGGGCTTCGCCGTGACGCTCATCGCGGGCATCGCCGCTTCGCTGTTCACGTCGATCTTCGTCGTGCGCACCTTCTACATCATCTGGCTCAACCGCTCCCGCGGCGCCCAGGCACTGAGCATCTAAGGGTCTTCCATGCTT
This genomic window contains:
- the rbfA gene encoding 30S ribosome-binding factor RbfA, with the translated sequence MAADHRRADRVAAAIREEVATFLAEEAKDPRITRLVTVTGAQVTRDLRHAKVFVSVMGSDADRKATFEGLASVATHLRARVGRALRLRLAPEIVFLPDESVERAARIESLLSQIKDGKTPPAPDGDTDD
- the truB gene encoding tRNA pseudouridine(55) synthase TruB, translating into METRTTDVAGLALVDKPAGMTSHDVVAVVRRATGAKRAGHAGTLDPFATGLLVVLLGRATRLIPHIQGEPKVYDATIRFGEETDTDDATGIAVRRADVPDDSAIARGVEHLTGDIAQMPPAYSAKSVDGVRAYAAARRGAPLELAPVRVVVHEWQLGALSGNDLNARITCGGGTYVRALARDLGRATGSAAHLVALRRVRSGAFSVEDAHSLDEYGDHAAALRPPLDAVSHLPVQQLTETELARVAHGNPVAVRTGGRTVSLVDETGALVAIAERHDDTLQPKTVIRDAG
- a CDS encoding bifunctional riboflavin kinase/FAD synthetase, whose translation is MSPGQEAGGFPQLLDGAVVTVGTFDGVHLGHRDILRRLHEHAAETSCPPLLVTFRPHPLEVVNPSAAPMLLTPGVEQLDALADSGPLLVAALPFTPSLAAYSAESFVRDLLVRRYRVRRLVIGYDHGLGRGRSGDARFLAQIGAEIGFDVDVVAPTVDSRGVPVSSSAVRTAVAHGDLSHARAALGRHYSFRGVVVPGQQRGRDIGYPTLNLELGSSRKLLPPAGVYAVCAQTARGSFGGMMNLGPRPTFGEFDRTLEVHLFDVSGDWYGESVSVELVERLRDTTKFESIDALVSQLGRDADMARRALTQA
- the secD gene encoding protein translocase subunit SecD yields the protein MPLKYRILIIVGLCLASIYLLFPRDVTTRYRGADGVLRVDTSRHVPLRRGLDLQGGMYLALEVDDSKQAIAPADKKEAINRALKTVRSRIDGFGVSEPVVQTQGDDRIVVQLPGIQDRERAERLMQDQAFLQFKITDKTQALERALPKLDQVIKQRGLSRKVDTTSKGQAATKGLQGLLTQADTGLRGKLSPATPAKKGDTSKKVVAAKKDTAKSDTANADSLKLQAGGAFSSLLQQGDTPGGFFVASENVPTLDAYLADSVVHAALPPGKEFLPGTDSQNLGGKVYKAYYLVDAKPIITGDYLKDARPNQQALEGTVVEFTLSNEGGRRFRNETGKHIGDYMAIILDDRVQGRPPVIQSAISTRGQITMGGKSLADAQDLALVLRAGALPVPLRVAEVRSIGPSLGQDSINKGLRASLIAVALVVIIMLVYYRFSGFLAVAALALYVLYTLAALAGFDAVLTLPGIAGFVLSIGIAVDANVLIFERIREELARGKTVRTAIDEGFRHAMPAIVDSNVSTILTAAVLYQYGTGPVKGFAVTLIAGIAASLFTSIFVVRTFYIIWLNRSRGAQALSI